In a single window of the Bacillus clarus genome:
- a CDS encoding N-acetyltransferase yields MTFPKVERLLINYKTLDEFKKFKGCGAQELSMFEELQANIIENDSESPFYGIYYGGSLIARMSLYMKRYGETNLEITGPYVELSKLEVLPTFQKQGFGQMLVNYAKQLQFPIKTTARIQSEGFWDKLNFQQVSVTDGEFYIWHPETNLNAVTNEESA; encoded by the coding sequence ATGACATTCCCAAAAGTTGAGCGATTGCTCATCAATTATAAAACATTAGACGAATTTAAAAAATTTAAGGGCTGTGGGGCTCAAGAGCTGTCCATGTTCGAAGAATTACAAGCAAACATTATTGAAAACGATAGCGAATCTCCATTTTACGGCATTTATTATGGTGGATCACTTATCGCACGTATGAGTCTGTATATGAAAAGGTATGGAGAAACAAATTTAGAAATTACAGGACCTTATGTAGAACTCTCGAAACTAGAAGTATTACCAACCTTCCAAAAACAAGGATTCGGTCAAATGCTTGTTAATTATGCGAAACAACTACAGTTCCCAATTAAAACGACAGCTCGCATTCAATCTGAAGGATTTTGGGATAAACTAAATTTCCAACAAGTATCAGTCACTGATGGTGAATTTTATATTTGGCACCCAGAAACTAATTTGAATGCGGTTACAAACGAAGAATCAGCATAA
- a CDS encoding YceD family protein has translation MKWSIHQLNKLRNKGLTLDEMVDVSELKEVEKEIREINPVHVTGRVDFGSSKFTFHLHITGSMVLPCSRSLVDVTLPFDIKTTEVFQTSVEDYETEAEIHCLEGEVLDLLPIIKENILLEIPMQIFSDDVSGGAPTQGQDWQVISEESKEKPVDPRLAGLAKFFDK, from the coding sequence ATGAAATGGTCCATCCATCAATTGAATAAATTGAGAAATAAAGGATTGACATTGGATGAGATGGTAGATGTAAGTGAGCTAAAAGAAGTCGAGAAAGAAATTCGCGAAATTAATCCTGTTCATGTAACGGGAAGAGTTGATTTTGGCTCCAGTAAGTTTACGTTTCATCTACATATAACTGGAAGCATGGTTTTACCATGTTCTCGCTCTTTAGTAGATGTGACATTACCATTTGACATTAAAACAACTGAGGTGTTCCAAACTTCAGTAGAAGATTATGAAACAGAAGCTGAAATCCATTGTTTAGAAGGAGAAGTACTTGACTTACTTCCTATAATCAAGGAGAATATACTTTTGGAGATTCCAATGCAAATTTTCAGTGATGATGTTTCTGGTGGAGCACCGACGCAAGGTCAAGACTGGCAAGTGATTTCGGAAGAAAGCAAAGAAAAGCCTGTTGATCCAAGATTAGCAGGACTTGCAAAGTTTTTTGACAAATAA
- a CDS encoding RsfA family transcriptional regulator translates to MATTRQDAWTDDEDLLLAEVVLRHIREGGTQLSAFKEVGRNLSRTPAACGFRWNSYVRKQYKERIEEAKQLRKVENYEVKDREVVQHVPVQITLNDVIDFLQNYKDEKELTVLQKQIDSLQTERERLLQRLSVYEEEYRTLLDYIDQKRSVMVLEAKERDAVLTNEKLEKMKK, encoded by the coding sequence ATGGCAACAACAAGACAAGATGCATGGACAGATGATGAAGATTTACTTCTGGCAGAAGTAGTACTCCGGCATATTCGTGAAGGTGGAACGCAACTCTCCGCCTTTAAAGAGGTAGGTAGAAACTTGTCTCGTACTCCCGCAGCTTGTGGATTTAGGTGGAATTCTTACGTGAGAAAGCAGTATAAAGAACGTATTGAAGAAGCCAAACAACTCCGTAAAGTAGAAAATTATGAAGTGAAAGATCGGGAAGTAGTGCAACATGTTCCCGTACAGATTACATTAAATGATGTTATTGATTTCTTACAAAATTATAAAGATGAAAAAGAATTAACAGTATTGCAAAAGCAAATTGATTCGTTACAAACGGAGAGGGAACGTCTCCTTCAGCGATTATCAGTATATGAGGAAGAGTATAGAACATTACTCGATTATATTGATCAAAAAAGAAGTGTAATGGTACTAGAAGCGAAGGAAAGAGATGCAGTTCTTACAAATGAAAAGTTAGAGAAAATGAAAAAGTAA
- the rpmF gene encoding 50S ribosomal protein L32 codes for MAVPFRRTSKTVKRKRRTHFKLSVPGMVECPSCGEAKLAHRVCKACGTYKGKEVISK; via the coding sequence ATGGCTGTACCTTTTAGAAGAACTTCTAAAACAGTAAAAAGAAAGCGTCGTACGCATTTCAAATTATCAGTACCTGGTATGGTAGAGTGCCCAAGCTGTGGTGAAGCGAAATTAGCTCACCGTGTATGTAAAGCATGCGGTACTTACAAAGGTAAAGAAGTAATCAGCAAGTAA